A DNA window from Deltaproteobacteria bacterium contains the following coding sequences:
- a CDS encoding CBS domain-containing protein, with protein MRVRSLMIEDPITVSERTSVQEAIHIMQENSIRHLPVVSRSQKLVGWVTLGDMKQGLLPAVVTGLSLADLMIREPVSINPDANVETAARIIFEKKIGGMPVIDDGKKVIGIITVTDILGAFVKIMGILANGSRVEVDVGNKPDGFEEVSRIIHDNGGEIVSVGIDPEVSEKKIFYFRLKRCLTDTIVKALKKKKYIVLSSD; from the coding sequence ATGCGTGTCCGGTCGTTGATGATTGAAGATCCCATTACCGTGTCAGAACGCACTTCCGTTCAAGAAGCCATTCACATCATGCAGGAGAACTCTATCCGGCACCTTCCTGTTGTAAGCCGGTCACAGAAGTTAGTCGGATGGGTCACCCTCGGAGATATGAAACAGGGTCTGCTTCCTGCTGTTGTCACTGGCCTGTCCCTGGCGGACCTGATGATCAGAGAGCCCGTTAGCATAAACCCCGACGCTAACGTTGAGACCGCCGCCCGGATCATTTTTGAAAAAAAGATCGGCGGCATGCCTGTTATCGATGACGGTAAGAAGGTGATAGGAATTATTACGGTTACGGATATTTTGGGCGCTTTCGTCAAAATCATGGGTATCCTGGCCAATGGATCGAGGGTCGAGGTAGACGTGGGGAATAAGCCGGACGGTTTTGAAGAGGTTTCACGCATAATCCACGATAATGGTGGTGAAATCGTCAGTGTTGGGATTGACCCTGAAGTCAGTGAAAAGAAAATCTTTTATTTCCGCCTCAAACGGTGTTTGACAGACACCATTGTGAAGGCGCTAAAGAAAAAGAAATACATAGTTCTCTCCTCTGACTGA
- a CDS encoding HDOD domain-containing protein, translating into MKEKPKSETSLPIEEILKAAERLPPFPAVIWKVMSLLRRMAPASEIEAVIQYDQAIAARVLALSRSAYYARRHAIGSLRDAIVALGDEQLTRVVMTACAGRYFESEISGYELREGQLWQHAVATALLAETAARRLGEKKVMTVYTAGLLHDIGKAVLSFYVKTYLDAILIRMSRKGIQFLDAERQTLGMDHQQLGEMIAKRWRFPPEVVAGIGYHHCPKKAKAHQDIAAAVFVANRTAKAMGFGCGMESLVESYEDDIFQLLGITPGKAAQFWTDMSDVSDDIKHVVSEESRVFDSRPHDASSL; encoded by the coding sequence ATGAAAGAGAAGCCCAAGAGTGAAACTTCTCTCCCTATTGAGGAAATCCTAAAGGCCGCAGAAAGGTTGCCTCCGTTTCCGGCGGTGATCTGGAAGGTCATGTCTTTGCTTCGCAGAATGGCGCCCGCGAGCGAGATCGAAGCCGTGATCCAGTACGACCAGGCGATTGCGGCAAGGGTATTGGCTCTGAGTCGTTCTGCCTATTATGCTCGAAGGCATGCCATAGGTTCATTGAGGGATGCCATAGTCGCTCTCGGGGATGAGCAGTTGACCCGAGTCGTTATGACTGCCTGCGCAGGCCGTTATTTTGAGTCTGAGATTTCCGGCTATGAACTCAGGGAAGGCCAGTTGTGGCAACATGCCGTGGCAACGGCGCTGCTGGCCGAGACAGCGGCGCGTCGCCTCGGAGAGAAGAAGGTTATGACGGTTTACACGGCTGGGTTGCTCCACGACATTGGCAAAGCCGTGCTGAGTTTCTACGTAAAGACGTATCTGGATGCCATATTGATCCGAATGAGCAGAAAAGGCATACAGTTCCTCGATGCTGAGCGCCAGACACTGGGTATGGATCATCAGCAGTTGGGGGAGATGATCGCCAAACGTTGGCGTTTTCCTCCGGAAGTGGTCGCAGGTATTGGCTACCATCACTGTCCGAAAAAAGCAAAAGCTCATCAGGACATAGCCGCTGCAGTTTTCGTGGCCAACAGGACTGCCAAAGCCATGGGTTTTGGCTGCGGGATGGAGAGCCTTGTTGAGTCGTACGAGGATGATATTTTTCAGTTATTGGGGATCACTCCCGGCAAGGCGGCACAATTCTGGACAGATATGTCAGATGTGTCGGATGATATTAAGCACGTGGTGTCTGAGGAAAGCCGTGTCTTCGATTCCCGTCCTCACGACGCCTCCAGCCTGTAG